A stretch of Aureispira sp. CCB-E DNA encodes these proteins:
- the rho gene encoding transcription termination factor Rho: protein MYDILQLNQMLVPELREIAETLEMKGYKRLTKKELIYKILDFQAIKGDTISTSTTPTEEKKVAKTTRTRTPRTTKTQKVAVAEKEKSKVEKTSKTTEEPTKRRRVRKTENRESADTNTTNKETEVAKKTEEKKVAVPEKKEERSTPRNNTNSNSSNNKKEPKKPRSTSHKEKFNKSAKFNIDLDGVVSGEGVLEMMSEGYGFLRSSDYNYLTSPDDIYVSPSQIKLFGLKTGDSIEGAIRPPKEGEKYFALLKVEKINGWSPEEIRDRVHFDHLTPLFPEQKLNIVQKSKPNLYSTRIMDLFTPIGKGQRGLIVAQPKTGKTFLLKDVANAIAENHPECYLIILLVDERPEEVTDMQRSVRAEVIGSTFDAHPENHVRVANIVLEKAKRMVECGHDVVILLDSITRLARAHNTVSPSSGKVLSGGVEASALLKPKKFFGAARNIEDGGSLTILATALIDTGSKMDEVIFEEFKGTGNLELQLDRKLANRRTYPAIDLTKSSTRRDDLLHHPDVINKMIILRRYLADMKTEEAMDFLLSRMKGTHSNDEFLHSMTK from the coding sequence ATGTACGACATACTTCAATTAAATCAGATGCTCGTTCCTGAGCTAAGAGAAATAGCTGAGACGCTGGAGATGAAAGGATATAAGAGACTCACCAAAAAAGAGCTGATTTATAAAATCTTGGACTTCCAAGCAATTAAAGGAGATACTATCTCTACTTCAACAACTCCTACAGAAGAAAAAAAGGTTGCAAAAACAACCCGAACTAGAACACCTAGGACAACAAAAACTCAAAAAGTTGCTGTTGCTGAAAAGGAAAAGTCAAAAGTTGAAAAAACTTCTAAGACAACAGAAGAACCAACAAAACGTAGAAGAGTTCGCAAGACAGAAAACAGAGAGTCAGCAGATACTAACACAACCAATAAAGAAACGGAAGTCGCTAAAAAGACTGAAGAGAAAAAAGTTGCTGTTCCAGAAAAGAAAGAAGAGCGTTCTACTCCTCGTAACAATACGAATAGTAATAGTAGTAATAACAAAAAGGAGCCTAAAAAACCTAGAAGTACCTCTCATAAAGAGAAATTCAACAAATCTGCTAAGTTTAATATTGACTTAGATGGTGTTGTATCAGGAGAAGGTGTGCTAGAAATGATGTCAGAAGGATATGGCTTTTTGCGTTCTTCAGACTACAACTACTTAACCTCTCCAGATGACATTTATGTTTCGCCTTCTCAAATCAAGTTATTTGGCTTGAAAACAGGTGATTCTATAGAAGGAGCCATCCGCCCTCCCAAAGAAGGGGAAAAATATTTTGCCTTGCTAAAGGTTGAAAAGATTAATGGTTGGAGTCCTGAAGAAATTCGTGACCGTGTTCACTTTGATCACTTAACACCTTTATTTCCTGAGCAAAAACTAAATATTGTTCAGAAGAGTAAACCCAATTTGTATTCTACTCGTATCATGGATTTGTTTACTCCTATTGGGAAAGGTCAACGTGGTCTTATTGTTGCCCAACCCAAAACAGGTAAAACATTCTTGCTGAAAGATGTCGCTAATGCTATTGCAGAAAATCACCCAGAGTGTTATTTGATTATTCTATTAGTCGATGAACGCCCAGAGGAGGTGACAGATATGCAACGTAGCGTGCGTGCTGAAGTTATTGGTTCTACTTTTGACGCTCATCCAGAAAATCACGTTCGTGTTGCCAATATTGTTTTGGAAAAAGCAAAACGTATGGTAGAATGTGGGCATGATGTTGTCATCTTATTAGATTCTATCACGCGTTTGGCAAGAGCTCATAATACAGTATCTCCTTCTAGTGGAAAAGTATTGTCTGGTGGTGTGGAAGCGAGTGCATTGTTAAAACCTAAAAAATTCTTTGGGGCAGCTCGTAATATCGAAGATGGTGGTTCTTTGACTATCTTAGCGACAGCCTTGATTGATACTGGTTCCAAAATGGATGAGGTTATCTTTGAAGAGTTTAAAGGTACAGGTAACTTAGAATTGCAATTAGACAGAAAATTAGCCAATAGACGTACTTATCCTGCTATTGATTTGACCAAATCAAGTACGCGCCGTGATGATTTATTGCATCACCCAGATGTTATCAATAAAATGATTATCCTTCGTCGCTATCTTGCAGATATGAAAACAGAAGAAGCAATGGACTTTTTATTAAGTCGCATGAAAGGCACACATAGTAACGATGAGTTTTTGCACTCTATGACTAAATAA
- the ribD gene encoding bifunctional diaminohydroxyphosphoribosylaminopyrimidine deaminase/5-amino-6-(5-phosphoribosylamino)uracil reductase RibD, with the protein MKEKDELYMQRAIELANRAGGHNAPNPRVGAVIVHQDKIIGEGYHERCGEGHAEVNAVASVRPEDLRLLAASTIYVTLEPCFHYGKTPPCVELILKHKFPRVVIACKDPFEKVAGQSIQKLKAAGVEVVVGILEQEASWVVRRFFTNVQKKRPYILLKFAQSKDGFMGDPSKEIAISNALSKRLVHQWRSEEMAIMVGTNTALIDNPQLNNRLFYGRSPLRLVLDRQLRLPDHLYLFDGSIETWVFTAQKKQASQKNVRYVTLDFDENLLPSILEYLYEQKIQSVMIEGGQQLLQGFIAANLWDEAKVLCSNLCLGEGVIAPNIPTQYLQFEEPLGDNWVKTYVNATQNDTSYIQS; encoded by the coding sequence ATGAAAGAAAAAGACGAATTATATATGCAACGTGCCATTGAATTGGCCAATCGAGCAGGCGGTCACAATGCCCCAAATCCAAGGGTAGGCGCTGTTATTGTGCATCAAGATAAAATTATAGGAGAAGGCTATCATGAGCGTTGTGGAGAAGGACATGCAGAGGTGAATGCAGTAGCTTCTGTACGCCCTGAAGACCTAAGGTTATTGGCAGCATCTACCATCTATGTTACGCTAGAGCCTTGCTTTCATTATGGCAAAACACCTCCTTGCGTAGAGCTTATTCTAAAACATAAGTTTCCACGAGTGGTGATTGCTTGCAAAGATCCATTTGAAAAAGTTGCGGGGCAAAGCATTCAAAAACTCAAAGCCGCAGGTGTTGAGGTGGTGGTAGGAATATTAGAGCAAGAAGCATCTTGGGTAGTTCGACGATTTTTTACCAACGTTCAAAAAAAGCGACCTTATATATTATTAAAATTTGCCCAATCTAAAGATGGGTTTATGGGAGATCCCTCTAAGGAGATAGCTATTTCCAATGCATTGAGCAAACGGTTGGTGCATCAGTGGAGAAGTGAGGAAATGGCTATTATGGTAGGAACCAATACTGCTTTAATTGATAACCCTCAACTCAATAATCGTTTGTTTTACGGTCGATCTCCACTTCGATTGGTCTTAGATCGACAATTACGCTTACCTGATCATTTATATTTGTTTGATGGTTCTATCGAAACTTGGGTATTTACAGCACAAAAAAAGCAGGCAAGTCAAAAGAACGTTCGCTATGTAACTTTAGATTTTGATGAAAACTTATTGCCTTCAATATTGGAATACCTATATGAGCAAAAAATACAATCTGTCATGATTGAAGGAGGGCAACAGCTTTTACAAGGTTTTATAGCTGCCAATTTGTGGGACGAAGCCAAAGTTCTGTGTAGCAATTTATGTCTTGGAGAAGGAGTCATTGCGCCAAATATTCCAACTCAATATTTACAGTTTGAAGAACCATTAGGGGATAACTGGGTTAAAACTTATGTGAATGCTACTCAAAACGACACCAGTTATATTCAATCTTAA
- a CDS encoding glycoside hydrolase family 73 protein: protein MMIVNKNLPVVVKQAVDDSLQRIKNLAKQLWLRVAFFILIVLVLTQKEFSFQFTIGNGTAQQTASVVETPPPSQTPQNTVAPYATTVSSTTASKDKKWWETIRDESKDIRSQMNLANAATAVGSALTEEQKKKAAQYSNLGFILNPNFAKKHNVDPQIVAVKNKICTDYIAKYSVTAKEEADLFNIPASITLAQGLLESNAGKSSLAAKENNHFGIKCRKKCLGCRCANYTDDSRYDMFRIFDSAWESFREHSKLLSNTRYKHLSKLKRTDYKNWAHGLQAAGYATDKRYASKLIAIIEALNLDRFDK, encoded by the coding sequence ATGATGATAGTAAACAAAAATTTGCCCGTAGTGGTAAAACAAGCCGTTGATGATAGTCTACAAAGAATCAAAAATCTAGCAAAGCAACTATGGCTGCGTGTCGCATTCTTTATTTTAATTGTTTTGGTATTAACGCAGAAAGAATTTAGCTTCCAATTTACCATTGGCAATGGGACAGCTCAACAAACAGCTAGTGTTGTCGAAACACCTCCGCCATCACAAACCCCACAAAATACTGTAGCTCCTTATGCTACAACAGTATCTAGTACAACTGCCTCTAAAGACAAAAAATGGTGGGAAACCATTCGTGACGAAAGCAAAGATATTCGCTCTCAAATGAATTTAGCCAATGCTGCTACAGCAGTAGGTAGTGCTTTAACAGAAGAACAAAAGAAGAAGGCTGCTCAATACTCTAACTTAGGTTTTATTTTGAATCCCAACTTTGCAAAAAAACACAACGTAGATCCACAAATTGTAGCCGTTAAAAACAAGATTTGTACAGATTATATTGCTAAATATAGTGTAACAGCCAAAGAAGAAGCGGATTTGTTCAATATTCCTGCTAGCATCACCCTAGCACAAGGTTTGTTAGAGAGCAATGCCGGCAAAAGCTCTCTTGCCGCCAAAGAAAATAATCACTTTGGAATCAAATGCCGTAAAAAATGCCTTGGTTGTCGTTGTGCCAATTATACCGACGACAGTCGATACGATATGTTTAGAATTTTTGACTCTGCTTGGGAGAGTTTTAGAGAACATAGCAAGTTATTATCTAACACTCGTTACAAACACTTATCTAAATTAAAACGCACGGATTATAAAAACTGGGCACATGGTCTACAAGCAGCAGGCTATGCAACAGACAAAAGGTATGCATCCAAATTGATTGCCATTATTGAAGCATTGAATTTGGATCGATTTGACAAATAA
- the serS gene encoding serine--tRNA ligase, whose amino-acid sequence MLPVSFIREHKEKVIKSLEIRNFTDFSILDQIIQVDSKRKSLQKELDEHLAEGNKIAAEIKDLYKTGRGAEAEGKKKRGSELKTINAGLKHELTEIKAQLEDLMLQVPNCANEIVPPGNSDEDNQVQQDWGQDLPEVSGTALPHWELAKKYNLIDFELGAKITGAGFPVYIGKGARLQRALISFFLDEAQDAGYIEHQVPYVVNEDSARGTGQLPDKEGQMYHIGNDDLYLIPTAEVPLTNIYRDVILKEKDFPVKLTGHTPCFRREAGSYGAHVRGLNRLHQFEKVELVQIQHPEKSYDTLTEMCNHVEGLLKKLELPYRILLLCGGDLGFTSALTYDFETYSAAQKRWLEVSSVSNFETFQANRLKLRYKGEDGKNHLAHTLNGSALALPRIIATLLENNQTEDGIKIPKVLQKYTGFDMIK is encoded by the coding sequence ATGTTGCCAGTTAGTTTTATTCGAGAACACAAAGAGAAAGTAATCAAAAGTTTAGAAATAAGAAATTTTACAGATTTCTCTATTCTAGACCAAATCATACAAGTAGACTCCAAACGCAAAAGCCTTCAAAAAGAATTGGACGAACATTTGGCAGAGGGAAACAAAATTGCAGCTGAAATCAAGGATTTGTATAAAACAGGTAGAGGTGCAGAAGCAGAAGGGAAAAAGAAACGAGGAAGTGAGCTAAAAACCATCAATGCCGGTCTTAAACATGAATTGACAGAAATAAAAGCGCAATTAGAAGATTTGATGTTGCAAGTGCCCAATTGTGCCAATGAAATCGTTCCTCCTGGAAATTCAGATGAGGACAATCAAGTACAGCAAGATTGGGGACAAGATTTGCCAGAAGTTAGTGGTACAGCATTACCGCATTGGGAACTAGCCAAAAAGTACAATTTAATTGATTTTGAATTGGGGGCTAAAATTACCGGTGCTGGATTTCCCGTCTATATAGGTAAAGGGGCAAGACTGCAACGTGCCTTGATTAGTTTCTTTTTGGATGAAGCACAAGACGCAGGATATATTGAGCACCAAGTACCTTATGTGGTAAATGAAGATAGTGCTCGTGGAACAGGTCAGTTGCCTGACAAAGAAGGTCAAATGTATCACATTGGCAACGATGACTTGTATTTAATTCCAACAGCTGAGGTTCCTCTGACGAATATTTATAGAGATGTGATTCTAAAAGAAAAGGATTTTCCTGTAAAATTAACAGGTCATACGCCTTGTTTTAGAAGAGAAGCTGGTTCTTATGGAGCGCATGTGCGTGGTTTGAATCGTTTGCATCAATTTGAAAAGGTGGAGTTGGTACAAATTCAACATCCTGAAAAATCGTATGATACGCTTACCGAAATGTGTAATCACGTAGAAGGTTTGTTGAAAAAACTAGAACTTCCATACCGCATCTTGTTATTGTGTGGAGGAGATTTGGGCTTTACTTCTGCTTTAACCTATGACTTTGAAACCTATTCTGCGGCACAAAAACGTTGGTTGGAGGTAAGTTCTGTTTCTAATTTTGAAACTTTCCAAGCCAATCGTTTGAAATTGCGTTATAAAGGAGAAGATGGTAAAAACCACTTGGCGCATACCTTAAATGGTTCTGCATTGGCATTGCCTCGTATTATCGCGACTTTGTTGGAGAATAATCAGACAGAAGATGGTATTAAAATTCCTAAAGTATTGCAAAAATACACAGGTTTTGATATGATCAAATAA
- the tpx gene encoding thiol peroxidase: protein MATITFKGDPVQTSGEIPSVGTKAPDFNLVKGDLAKATLADFKGSKVVLNIFPSVDTGICAMSVKKFNEKAAGLENTKVLCISRDLPFAQNRFCGAEGIENVINLSDYATGSFSKDYGLLMTDGPLHDLSARVVIVLDEEGTVTYTELVPDIVQEPNYEAALAAL, encoded by the coding sequence ATGGCAACAATTACATTTAAAGGGGATCCTGTTCAAACTTCTGGCGAGATTCCTTCTGTAGGTACGAAAGCTCCAGATTTTAATCTAGTAAAAGGAGATTTAGCTAAGGCTACTTTAGCTGATTTTAAAGGCTCCAAAGTTGTTTTAAACATTTTCCCTAGTGTAGATACAGGAATTTGTGCAATGTCTGTTAAAAAATTCAATGAGAAAGCAGCAGGTCTAGAAAACACTAAAGTATTGTGTATTTCAAGAGATTTACCATTTGCTCAAAATCGTTTTTGTGGAGCAGAAGGAATTGAAAATGTAATCAACTTATCTGATTATGCGACTGGTTCTTTTTCTAAAGATTATGGTCTATTGATGACAGATGGACCTTTACACGATTTATCTGCAAGAGTAGTTATCGTGTTGGATGAAGAAGGAACTGTTACGTATACAGAGTTGGTACCAGACATTGTTCAAGAACCTAACTACGAGGCTGCTTTAGCTGCTTTGTAG
- a CDS encoding S9 family peptidase, with protein sequence MKNSFFILAFLSICYTATAQLKDITIPQIWEDYKFYPKMVPGFNFMNDGKHYSVQKSSEIIQYDLTSGEQTQVIYSAKDINFSSYTFSADENKIVLETDREQIYRRSSKANFYVWDRKAEKLTPVSKEGKQRYATLDAKGNKIAFVRGNNLFYKEVNASKEVQITTDGAQNKIINGATDWVYEEEFAMSSAFVWSPEGTKIAFLRFDETDVKEFTYTSYNNELYPIYNTFKYPKAGEKNSDVTVHIYDLATKKTTKVQVKGEKDQYIPRIKWIDDNQLCVTRLNRHQNDLTLLIANPKTGKTKVLLHEENKYFIDVHDNLTFLDNNEFIWTSDDDGFNHIYLYNMKGKKIRQLTKGEFDVIRFYGINKTTKELFFQAAAESAMNRGVYSTALSGGKMKALHTEKGVNKAQFSSTFDYYVNTYSNATTPPTYKVYETKNNQLVRTIEDNQYLNKQLKEYNMGKHSFFEYTNTDSVVLHGWMIKPANFDPNKKYPVFMYVYGGPGRQTVMDEWGGQNYMWFQMLAQQGYIVVSVDNRGTDARGEAFRKSTYMNLGGLETKDQIEVAKFFANQSYVDPNRIGIFGWSFGGYLSTSCLAKGADVFKMAIAVAPVINWKWYDTIYTERFMRTPSENDKGYEDNSPINFAGQIRGKYLLVHGMADDNVHFQNAAEMARALINKNIPFEEAYYPNKNHGIYGGYTRSHLYNKMTNFVLNNL encoded by the coding sequence ATGAAAAATAGTTTTTTCATCCTTGCCTTTTTAAGCATTTGTTATACAGCAACTGCGCAATTAAAAGATATTACTATTCCTCAAATCTGGGAAGACTATAAGTTTTACCCTAAAATGGTTCCTGGATTTAATTTCATGAATGATGGTAAACATTATTCGGTTCAAAAGAGCAGCGAAATTATCCAATATGACTTGACTTCTGGCGAACAAACACAAGTCATTTATAGTGCCAAGGACATCAACTTTTCTAGCTATACTTTTAGTGCTGATGAGAATAAAATTGTTTTAGAAACAGATAGAGAGCAAATTTATCGCCGTTCCTCTAAAGCTAATTTTTATGTTTGGGATCGAAAAGCAGAAAAATTAACCCCTGTTTCTAAAGAAGGCAAACAACGTTATGCAACATTGGATGCTAAAGGAAACAAAATTGCTTTCGTTCGTGGCAATAACCTATTTTACAAAGAAGTGAACGCCTCTAAGGAAGTTCAAATTACAACAGATGGAGCGCAAAATAAGATTATCAATGGCGCAACAGATTGGGTGTACGAAGAGGAATTTGCAATGTCTAGTGCTTTTGTATGGTCTCCTGAAGGTACTAAAATTGCCTTTTTACGTTTTGATGAAACAGACGTTAAGGAGTTTACTTATACATCTTATAACAATGAGTTATATCCTATTTATAATACCTTCAAATATCCCAAAGCAGGAGAAAAAAACTCGGATGTAACGGTTCATATTTATGACTTGGCAACAAAGAAAACAACAAAAGTACAAGTAAAAGGAGAGAAAGATCAATACATCCCTCGTATTAAGTGGATTGATGACAATCAACTTTGTGTGACTCGCCTCAATCGCCACCAAAATGATTTGACCTTATTAATCGCCAATCCTAAAACAGGCAAGACAAAAGTTTTGCTACACGAGGAAAACAAGTACTTTATTGATGTACATGATAATTTGACTTTTTTAGATAATAATGAGTTTATTTGGACGAGCGATGACGATGGCTTCAACCACATCTACCTTTACAATATGAAGGGCAAAAAAATACGCCAATTAACCAAAGGTGAATTTGACGTCATTCGCTTTTATGGTATTAACAAGACCACCAAAGAACTATTCTTTCAAGCAGCAGCAGAAAGCGCTATGAATAGAGGGGTTTATAGCACAGCACTGTCAGGTGGCAAAATGAAAGCTTTACATACAGAAAAAGGAGTTAATAAGGCACAATTTAGCAGTACGTTTGATTACTATGTCAATACGTATTCTAATGCAACGACTCCCCCTACTTATAAAGTTTATGAAACTAAAAACAACCAACTTGTTCGTACCATAGAAGATAATCAATATCTGAACAAGCAACTAAAGGAGTATAACATGGGCAAACATAGCTTCTTTGAATATACCAACACCGATTCAGTGGTGCTGCATGGTTGGATGATTAAGCCTGCTAATTTTGATCCAAACAAAAAATATCCTGTCTTTATGTATGTATACGGAGGGCCTGGTCGCCAAACGGTCATGGACGAATGGGGCGGTCAAAACTATATGTGGTTTCAAATGTTGGCTCAACAAGGGTACATCGTTGTTTCGGTTGATAATAGAGGGACAGATGCTCGTGGAGAAGCATTTCGTAAATCTACTTATATGAACTTGGGTGGACTAGAGACAAAAGATCAAATTGAAGTCGCTAAATTTTTCGCCAATCAATCCTATGTCGATCCTAATAGAATTGGAATATTTGGATGGAGTTTTGGTGGTTATTTATCCACCTCTTGCCTAGCCAAAGGAGCTGATGTTTTCAAAATGGCAATTGCTGTAGCTCCTGTTATCAACTGGAAATGGTACGATACCATCTATACCGAACGTTTTATGCGTACCCCTAGCGAAAACGATAAGGGATACGAAGATAACTCTCCCATCAATTTTGCAGGACAGATCCGAGGCAAATATCTCTTAGTACATGGAATGGCTGATGATAACGTGCATTTTCAAAACGCAGCTGAAATGGCAAGGGCTTTGATCAACAAGAATATTCCTTTTGAAGAGGCTTACTATCCCAATAAAAATCATGGCATTTATGGTGGGTACACTAGATCGCACCTATATAATAAAATGACCAACTTTGTTCTAAACAATTTGTAA
- a CDS encoding DNA-3-methyladenine glycosylase 2 family protein, with product MDKKILQHLSNDPLLKKAIETVQLPEHKPETTVYGSLLRSIISQQLSVKAAATIYRRFVDLFDSTTPDPTLIITTNVDDLRAVGLSKQKAGYMHNIATFAQQHHLDKIDWSTYSDEQIIAFLTQIKGVGVWTVQMILMFTLQRPDVLPTADLGIQQAMQELYGIEETGKALITKMKEIAAPWSPYRTTACLYLWRWKDQ from the coding sequence ATGGACAAAAAAATCCTTCAACATTTATCCAACGATCCTCTATTAAAAAAAGCAATTGAAACCGTTCAATTGCCCGAACATAAGCCCGAAACAACCGTTTATGGCAGTCTATTGCGGTCTATTATTTCACAACAACTCTCTGTAAAAGCTGCTGCAACTATTTATAGACGCTTTGTCGATTTATTCGATAGTACAACGCCTGATCCTACTCTGATTATAACTACTAATGTAGACGATTTACGAGCGGTTGGCTTATCCAAACAAAAAGCAGGCTATATGCATAATATTGCTACCTTTGCCCAGCAACATCACCTAGACAAAATTGACTGGAGTACCTATTCTGACGAACAGATTATTGCATTTTTAACGCAAATTAAAGGAGTTGGAGTCTGGACTGTTCAAATGATTTTGATGTTTACATTGCAACGCCCTGATGTTCTTCCTACTGCCGACTTAGGGATTCAACAAGCTATGCAAGAGTTGTATGGTATAGAAGAAACAGGCAAAGCACTTATTACCAAAATGAAAGAGATCGCAGCACCATGGAGCCCTTATCGCACAACGGCTTGTCTATATCTATGGCGGTGGAAAGATCAATAA